The following proteins are encoded in a genomic region of Opitutaceae bacterium:
- a CDS encoding DTW domain-containing protein, which yields MARSVVLKGGPRCERCRQAHRWCVCDGSGPVHTPVALEVLQHSNEVHKPTSTGGLLLREVAGARQRVYCRGEALVPSAWQLPDRELWFLHPNGVTVDSLPAPEALQVVLLDASWSQARLLERECDGVGRRVALPMTGESRYWLRTQNGEGRFSTAEAFLFLLRLLGLNQEADLLSVRFERHVYAGLRARGKLDEARRYVETSSHPQVFDGFGK from the coding sequence ATGGCTAGAAGCGTGGTGCTCAAAGGTGGCCCGAGATGCGAACGCTGCCGTCAGGCACACCGGTGGTGCGTGTGTGACGGGAGCGGGCCCGTGCACACTCCTGTGGCACTTGAGGTGTTGCAGCACAGCAACGAAGTGCACAAGCCAACGAGCACGGGCGGCCTCCTGCTGCGTGAGGTCGCCGGGGCGCGGCAAAGGGTCTATTGTCGTGGCGAAGCCTTGGTGCCCAGTGCCTGGCAGTTACCCGATCGGGAGCTCTGGTTTCTTCATCCCAACGGGGTGACGGTCGACTCTCTTCCAGCACCGGAGGCGCTCCAGGTCGTGCTTCTGGATGCGAGTTGGTCGCAGGCTCGGTTGCTCGAGAGAGAATGTGATGGGGTCGGGCGCCGTGTGGCTTTGCCCATGACCGGTGAAAGCCGCTATTGGCTTCGCACGCAAAACGGTGAAGGACGTTTCTCGACTGCAGAGGCGTTTCTTTTCCTCCTGCGCCTACTTGGCCTCAACCAGGAGGCTGATCTCCTCTCCGTGCGCTTTGAGAGGCATGTGTACGCAGGGCTGCGGGCGCGGGGAAAACTCGATGAGGCCCGACGTTACGTGGAAACCTCGAGCCACCCTCAGGTGTTTGATGGCTTCGGGAAGTAG
- a CDS encoding tRNA-uridine aminocarboxypropyltransferase produces MRPTCYRCFWPADLCWCKRIQPIDTETEFVLLMHPKEFKQEKAATGRLTHLCLKRSRIVVGVSFEDDPEVKALLADPSRLTLLLYPGAGAINLSERSLAPEDLAGRRLTILVLDATWALARKMLRLSPTLRHLPRVMFTATHASRYVIKQQPQEGCLSTLEAVHETLLALEKSGLDTYTQPTQLLELFQHMQDYQIACASDPTRPGYRRSSYSSPAERKPASGQSARRRANYFPKPSNT; encoded by the coding sequence GTGCGTCCCACGTGCTACCGCTGTTTCTGGCCGGCCGACCTGTGCTGGTGCAAACGTATCCAACCCATAGATACGGAGACGGAGTTCGTGCTGCTCATGCATCCGAAGGAATTCAAGCAGGAGAAGGCAGCCACCGGCCGCCTCACCCACCTTTGCCTCAAACGGAGTCGCATCGTCGTCGGCGTCTCATTCGAAGACGACCCGGAAGTGAAGGCGCTGCTGGCGGATCCTTCGCGCCTCACGCTGCTCCTGTATCCGGGTGCAGGCGCCATCAACCTCTCCGAACGCAGCCTCGCCCCGGAAGACCTGGCCGGCAGGCGCCTGACCATCCTTGTGCTGGATGCGACGTGGGCACTCGCCAGAAAGATGCTGCGCCTGAGCCCCACCCTCCGGCACTTGCCGCGCGTGATGTTCACCGCCACGCACGCAAGCCGCTACGTCATCAAGCAACAGCCACAGGAAGGCTGCCTGTCGACGCTCGAGGCGGTGCACGAAACCCTCCTGGCCCTCGAGAAGTCCGGTCTCGACACCTACACGCAACCGACCCAGCTGCTTGAGCTCTTTCAGCATATGCAGGACTACCAGATTGCCTGCGCAAGCGATCCCACCAGGCCAGGCTACCGGCGCTCCTCCTACAGCTCTCCGGCAGAGAGAAAGCCAGCGAGCGGACAAAGCGCACGGCGACGCGCCAACTACTTCCCGAAGCCATCAAACACCTGA
- a CDS encoding DNA-3-methyladenine glycosylase I, which yields MPLETARCTWPKSETDILYHDTEWGRPTWDEATHLEFMVLEGAQAGLSWSTILNKRQGYRRAFADFDMEKIARFTPKRIEKLLQDPGIVRNRLKVESTVGNARAYLKLREEGKTLASTLWSFVDDRPVDHQCRVMKDIPATTTASDEAAKYFKARGFKFFGSTIIYAHMQACGLFNDHLVNCPCHAQCNELAARRVH from the coding sequence ATGCCGCTTGAAACCGCACGCTGCACCTGGCCCAAGTCTGAGACAGACATCCTCTACCACGACACGGAATGGGGTCGCCCGACATGGGACGAGGCCACCCACCTGGAGTTTATGGTGCTCGAAGGAGCCCAGGCAGGACTCAGTTGGTCGACAATCCTCAACAAGCGCCAGGGCTACCGGCGGGCTTTCGCCGACTTCGACATGGAGAAGATCGCGCGTTTCACCCCGAAACGGATCGAGAAACTCCTGCAGGATCCGGGCATCGTCCGCAACCGGCTCAAGGTAGAAAGCACTGTCGGCAATGCGCGCGCCTATCTCAAACTGCGCGAGGAAGGAAAGACGCTCGCCTCTACGCTTTGGTCGTTCGTTGACGATCGCCCGGTTGATCACCAATGCCGGGTCATGAAGGACATTCCCGCCACGACCACCGCCTCCGACGAGGCCGCCAAGTATTTCAAAGCCAGGGGGTTCAAGTTCTTCGGTTCGACCATCATCTATGCGCACATGCAGGCTTGCGGGCTTTTCAACGATCACCTCGTGAATTGTCCCTGCCATGCACAGTGCAACGAGCTTGCCGCCCGGCGTGTTCACTGA